One window of the Triticum dicoccoides isolate Atlit2015 ecotype Zavitan chromosome 3B, WEW_v2.0, whole genome shotgun sequence genome contains the following:
- the LOC119281820 gene encoding transcription initiation factor TFIID subunit 9-like isoform X1: MDSGGVRPSLPSTAAAGGTSVPDKPRDARVVRELLRSMGLGEGDYEPRVVHQFLDLAYRYVGDVLGDAQVYADHAAKPQLDADDVRLAIQAKVNFSFSQPPPREVLLELARSRNKIPLPKSIAPPGSIPLPPEQDTLLSENYQLLPALKPPAQTEETKVDNEGADAIPANPSPNYSQDQRSSEQHQPHSQSQRVSFQLNAVAAAAAKRPLVTIDQLNMG, encoded by the exons ATGGACAGCGGTGGCGTGCGGCCATCGCTTCCGtccacggcggcggcgggaggaaccTCCGTCCCGGACAAGCCTCGTGACGCGCGTGTGGTGCGGGAGCTCCTCCGGTCGATGGGGCTCGGCGAGGGCGAT TACGAGCCGCGCGTCGTGCACCAGTTCCTGGACCTGGCCTACCGCTACGTCGGGGACGTGCTCGGCGACGCCCAGGTCTACGCCGACCACGCAGCCAAGCCCCAGCTCGAcgccgacgacgtccgcctcgccaTCCAGGCCAAGGTCAACTTCTCCTTCTCCCAGCCGCCGCCCCGCGAG GTTCTACTTGAATTGGCACGCAGCCGGAACAAGATCCCGCTGCCCAAGTCTATCGCTCCACCTGGCTCGATTCCTCTGCCACCTGAGCAGGACACTTTGTTGAGTGAAAACTACCAGCTCCTACCCGCACTGAAGCCACCAGCTCAGACTGAAGAGACGAAAGTTGACAACGAGGGAGCCGACGCGATCCCTGCCAATCCTAGTCCAAACTATTCACAGGATCAGAGGAGCAGCGAGCAACATCAGCCTCACAGCCAGAGCCAGAGGGTTTCTTTCCAACTGAACGCGGTGGCTGCCGCGGCTGCAAAGCGTCCTTTAGTGACAATTGATCAGTTGAACATGGGCTAA
- the LOC119281820 gene encoding transcription initiation factor TFIID subunit 9-like isoform X2, whose amino-acid sequence MGLGEGEYEPRVVHQFLDLAYRYVGDVLGDAQVYADHAAKPQLDADDVRLAIQAKVNFSFSQPPPREVLLELARSRNKIPLPKSIAPPGSIPLPPEQDTLLSENYQLLPALKPPAQTEETKVDNEGADAIPANPSPNYSQDQRSSEQHQPHSQSQRVSFQLNAVAAAAAKRPLVTIDQLNMG is encoded by the exons ATGGGGCTCGGCGAGG GCGAGTACGAGCCGCGCGTCGTGCACCAGTTCCTGGACCTGGCCTACCGCTACGTCGGGGACGTGCTCGGCGACGCCCAGGTCTACGCCGACCACGCAGCCAAGCCCCAGCTCGAcgccgacgacgtccgcctcgccaTCCAGGCCAAGGTCAACTTCTCCTTCTCCCAGCCGCCGCCCCGCGAG GTTCTACTTGAATTGGCACGCAGCCGGAACAAGATCCCGCTGCCCAAGTCTATCGCTCCACCTGGCTCGATTCCTCTGCCACCTGAGCAGGACACTTTGTTGAGTGAAAACTACCAGCTCCTACCCGCACTGAAGCCACCAGCTCAGACTGAAGAGACGAAAGTTGACAACGAGGGAGCCGACGCGATCCCTGCCAATCCTAGTCCAAACTATTCACAGGATCAGAGGAGCAGCGAGCAACATCAGCCTCACAGCCAGAGCCAGAGGGTTTCTTTCCAACTGAACGCGGTGGCTGCCGCGGCTGCAAAGCGTCCTTTAGTGACAATTGATCAGTTGAACATGGGCTAA